The genomic window AAACAAAATACTCCCGTTCGCGATCGCCCCGTCCCGAATTGCAAGTCGAACCAGACCATACGTGAACCCTTGAAGGTGCATCGCTTTCTCATCGACTTGGCAAGCCGCTCCGACTTGCTTTTGCATGTAGAAATTCTCCAATCCACCCGAAAGCGACTGGAAGAACGCGTCTGGTGACTCAGGGCAGGTGCCTCCGTCCCATGCAATGAATCCCGAAAAAACCTCTGATGTTTTCCCATCGCTTTGATTGACGACAATTTGCAACTTGGGTGAATAGCCAAAGTCGCCATTCTTCGCAATTGCATACACATATCGCAGTTGCCATATGCGAGGCCCTTCGTTGGCGAGCTTCGCCGGTACCCAATTGTCATTTGGCGCCTGAAACAGTACCACCTATTGGCGCTTCAAACGGTACCAGTTTGTGAGGTCGGGCCTAGTCGAGGCCCGGTGGTACTGTTTGACTTAAGCTTCTTCGGTCGCCGACCCGGTTGGCGCTTTGGTACTGTTTGAAGTTTTTTCCGAATTTCCCATGCGGTAACTACGACCCGTGATCTGCATCACTTCGCTGTGGTGCAAGAACCGATCCAAGATCGCCGTCGCACTCGGCACATCGCCGATCAGTTTGCCCCATTCTTCGAGCGGACGGTTGCTCGGCATCATGGTGCTGCGAACGTCGTGGCGACGCATGACCACCTCGAACAGATACTCGCCGCTACGCTTGGGAAGTTGCTTCATCCCCATGTCGTCAATGATCAGTAAGTCGGGTTCCAGGTAGCGTTTTAGGATCCGCTCGTGGCCGTCTAAAGCCTCGTCATGAAGGAAGTCACGAACCACGTCAAATATGCTGCGGTAGTAGACCGTCATGCCGGCACGGATCAGAGACAGCCCGATCGATTGGCACAGGTGACTCTTCCCGGTTCCGGGAGGACCCAGCCACAGCACATCACGACGCTCGCGAACGAATCTGCCGGTGGCCAACTCGTACACCGCATTCTTCTTGATCGTCTTGTTGAATCCGAAGTCAAAGTCTTCCAGACGACGAACGTCTCGGAAGTTAGCTTTCTTGATTCGACGCTCGATCTGGCGATCACCGCGGATATTGATTTCGTCTTGTAACATCAACTCAAAGAATTCGAGATGCGTAAGCCCCGTGGAAGAGGCCTCGTGAAGCCGCACTTCCAGCGATTCATTCATGCCGCTTAGACGCAGCTTCTTGAGCATCGGACTGATCGTATTGTTCATTGATAGATTCCTTCCTGAACTTTCTCGTGGATAAAGTTTGCGTACTCACCGATCGGACGAATGATCGGGTGTTCCTCCATGAACTCCATGGTCGTTTGTGAAGCCGACGACTGTCGCTTCAAGAGTGTCCGAATGATGCGGCAGTTGTTCGCGCCGCTTTGCCAAGCGGTCTGGCAAGCCGCCTCCAC from Roseimaritima ulvae includes these protein-coding regions:
- the istB gene encoding IS21-like element helper ATPase IstB, giving the protein MNNTISPMLKKLRLSGMNESLEVRLHEASSTGLTHLEFFELMLQDEINIRGDRQIERRIKKANFRDVRRLEDFDFGFNKTIKKNAVYELATGRFVRERRDVLWLGPPGTGKSHLCQSIGLSLIRAGMTVYYRSIFDVVRDFLHDEALDGHERILKRYLEPDLLIIDDMGMKQLPKRSGEYLFEVVMRRHDVRSTMMPSNRPLEEWGKLIGDVPSATAILDRFLHHSEVMQITGRSYRMGNSEKTSNSTKAPTGSATEEA